A genomic region of Candidatus Poribacteria bacterium contains the following coding sequences:
- a CDS encoding phosphopantetheine-binding protein, protein MQAELKAKIKQRENTYNRVTELLISYLALDISSEHLDPDTPLFGVGLELDSIDAIEIIISLESEFGIVLDDGESASFLRTINSLVDEVMNRKEVELDERN, encoded by the coding sequence ATGCAAGCTGAACTTAAAGCGAAAATTAAACAACGCGAAAACACGTATAATCGCGTGACTGAACTGCTGATCTCTTATCTGGCGTTGGATATTTCCAGCGAGCACTTGGATCCAGATACGCCGCTCTTTGGTGTTGGACTGGAACTTGACTCTATAGATGCTATCGAAATCATTATAAGTTTGGAATCGGAATTCGGGATCGTTTTAGACGACGGAGAAAGCGCGTCCTTTTTACGGACCATCAATTCACTTGTCGATGAGGTGATGAATCGAAAGGAGGTTGAACTTGATGAAAGGAACTGA
- a CDS encoding trans-2-enoyl-CoA reductase family protein, translated as MAIQIVKPRIRGFISTNAHPTGCHTNVLEQIGEIKQRIPYRETGINALVIGASTGYGLASRIALTWALGAKTLGLLYERPADARRTATAGYYNTVAFHRQAAEDGFFAESLNGDAFSDEMKSEAINRLKAAFGKINILVYSIATPRRRHPTTRVTHQSVLKPIGTPYTGKTIDLNREVIVPVTIVPANEREISDTIAVMGGEDLEMWVDALTEADLLAPEVSVVAYTYIGSFLTWPIYKDGTIGRAKDDLKARVDMLDKRLANILGGNAYVSVNKSVVTQASAAIPVVPLYVSILYDILNAKGTNEAPIGQMRRLFSEHLGPGQQPQLDNERYIRLDDEELQTEVTAAIAERWVRIDTDNFRDLSDYAGFRRSFRNLFGFEVDCVDYDEAVETELVF; from the coding sequence ATGGCAATTCAAATTGTTAAACCTCGGATACGCGGATTTATTTCTACGAATGCCCATCCAACTGGATGTCACACGAATGTACTGGAGCAGATAGGCGAGATTAAACAGCGGATTCCTTACAGAGAAACGGGTATAAATGCGCTTGTCATCGGTGCGTCAACTGGTTATGGGCTTGCCTCTCGTATTGCTTTGACGTGGGCTTTGGGCGCGAAAACGCTTGGACTTCTTTATGAGCGACCCGCTGATGCCAGGCGGACTGCGACAGCAGGGTACTATAATACTGTCGCCTTTCATCGGCAAGCAGCGGAGGATGGGTTTTTCGCGGAGAGTCTCAACGGAGATGCTTTTTCAGATGAGATGAAGTCGGAGGCTATTAACCGACTTAAAGCAGCGTTTGGCAAGATAAATATCCTCGTCTATAGTATTGCCACGCCACGACGCAGGCATCCGACGACAAGGGTTACACATCAATCTGTCCTGAAACCGATTGGTACGCCGTATACAGGAAAAACGATCGATCTGAATCGGGAAGTCATCGTCCCCGTGACAATTGTCCCTGCCAATGAGCGAGAGATCTCAGACACGATCGCGGTAATGGGTGGTGAAGATTTAGAGATGTGGGTTGATGCATTGACAGAAGCCGATTTACTTGCACCAGAGGTCAGCGTTGTTGCTTATACCTACATCGGGAGTTTCTTAACCTGGCCCATCTACAAGGACGGAACTATTGGTAGAGCGAAGGATGATCTCAAAGCACGTGTGGATATGCTTGACAAGCGACTCGCAAATATCCTCGGCGGCAATGCATATGTTTCGGTGAATAAATCCGTCGTTACACAAGCATCGGCAGCGATCCCGGTCGTACCCCTCTATGTCAGTATCCTCTATGACATTCTTAACGCCAAAGGTACCAATGAAGCACCGATTGGACAAATGCGAAGGCTTTTCTCTGAGCATCTCGGACCTGGGCAACAACCCCAACTCGACAATGAACGCTACATCCGTCTTGATGACGAGGAATTGCAGACTGAAGTAACCGCCGCAATCGCCGAGCGTTGGGTGCGGATTGATACCGATAACTTCCGGGACCTCTCTGATTACGCAGGCTTCAGACGAAGCTTCCGAAACCTCTTCGGATTTGAAGTTGACTGTGTGGACTACGATGAAGCGGTGGAAACGGAGTTAGTGTTCTAA
- a CDS encoding ABC transporter permease subunit: MLWHVVKRELFEQVNSLRFALAMLLTVFLMLVNAVGHIDEYRTRQAEYGQQVSAYSARLEGNSNNLYKLVLNGPGELHKKPSPLFFCAHGSENNLPKFASGERAGWGTIYNVSGIWRLKYSGFPSIKAKDIFPVFLKIDWILIISNVLSFLALVWTFDAISGEVEHGTLRLTLSNSIARRTVLTGKFLSCLISLGAVFMSGVLVNLLLLHLSGTLQLNAQEWSRIGGIFVVGLMYIAVFIALGFLISTLVNNASTSLVILLLIWVIWVILVPSMLGTIMSGLNQPSIRRGPSPVYFRRSGLQERYRARGLEDEAPTRERPPTPATLLWAEFLNEEAREGARLHRAYLNAQVNQIQIAREFNRISPTAIAQYAIESLAGTGFQRHLDFLKNAERYADAFNDFLIAADRADPDSLHVPFVREGMSDKPVSFESIPKFQDSVRLGEAFKGAMLDVMLLLLFFTALFAAAHVSFQRKEI, encoded by the coding sequence ATGCTTTGGCATGTTGTGAAACGAGAATTGTTTGAGCAAGTCAATAGCCTCCGTTTTGCACTCGCTATGCTGCTCACTGTTTTTTTAATGCTCGTCAACGCCGTCGGGCACATTGACGAATATAGAACACGACAAGCGGAATATGGGCAGCAGGTTTCAGCGTACTCGGCGAGACTTGAAGGGAATAGTAATAATCTTTACAAACTCGTTTTAAACGGTCCCGGCGAACTTCACAAGAAGCCTTCACCCCTCTTTTTCTGCGCGCACGGCAGTGAAAATAATCTGCCGAAATTTGCATCAGGGGAGCGCGCTGGATGGGGAACGATCTATAACGTCTCTGGTATCTGGCGATTAAAATATAGTGGATTTCCATCCATAAAAGCGAAAGATATTTTCCCGGTGTTCCTAAAAATTGACTGGATCCTCATCATCTCCAATGTCCTGAGTTTTCTCGCCCTCGTTTGGACGTTTGACGCGATTTCTGGTGAAGTAGAACACGGCACCCTCCGATTGACGTTATCTAACTCTATTGCGCGTCGAACGGTACTTACCGGTAAATTCTTAAGCTGTCTCATAAGTCTCGGTGCTGTTTTTATGAGCGGTGTGTTGGTTAACCTCCTGTTACTTCACCTCTCTGGAACCCTCCAACTCAATGCCCAAGAATGGAGCAGAATCGGTGGTATTTTCGTTGTCGGTTTAATGTATATCGCTGTCTTTATCGCCTTAGGGTTTCTCATATCCACGCTCGTTAACAACGCCTCAACAAGCCTTGTAATTCTACTGCTGATATGGGTAATTTGGGTTATTCTCGTGCCGTCAATGCTTGGGACAATTATGAGTGGGCTGAACCAGCCATCAATCCGCCGGGGGCCGAGTCCGGTATATTTCAGACGTAGTGGACTCCAAGAACGCTATAGAGCACGCGGATTAGAAGACGAAGCACCCACCCGTGAACGTCCACCGACACCCGCAACACTGCTCTGGGCTGAGTTTCTAAATGAGGAGGCAAGAGAAGGCGCGAGATTGCACAGAGCCTACTTAAACGCACAGGTAAACCAGATTCAGATTGCCAGAGAGTTCAATCGTATCTCGCCGACAGCAATTGCACAATATGCCATTGAATCCTTGGCAGGAACGGGGTTCCAAAGACATTTGGATTTCTTGAAAAACGCCGAGCGTTATGCCGACGCATTCAACGATTTTCTCATCGCTGCCGACCGCGCGGATCCAGACAGCCTACACGTTCCTTTCGTCAGAGAGGGCATGTCCGATAAACCCGTCTCCTTTGAAAGCATTCCCAAATTTCAAGACAGCGTACGTTTAGGGGAAGCGTTCAAAGGCGCGATGTTAGACGTGATGCTATTGTTGCTCTTTTTTACGGCGTTATTTGCGGCGGCACACGTCTCCTTCCAGCGCAAAGAGATATGA
- a CDS encoding ABC transporter permease subunit: MLWTLIQREILANLMTFRFPIAVIACVILGLTITAALTDNYERRLASYNEAFQTHQEKNFSAKTYSGLTLQLDRPPNPLSLFNQGLDKRAANSVRLRRDKVPSVWEDNYFSTGFDNPFRHLLASIDIVTVFQIFLSLLALVFAYDAIAGERENGTLHLILANPVGRGLIVLSKYLSAMICLMLPVLMSFLLALMLQLQSPVIDYSTADFLRIGGILLITIIYVSAFYLIGLLISCISRRTATSLISSMFIWVVLTFIYPNASLFMVNHFIETEEKIEQADREISQIMEGFQREKAKLRDPFAFPFLLKGHWGGGSISKDVTHIEAASELEIPTVKAYYQELEPQRLRAVEAAWLVRKQAYSETFVHRSTTARNALRLSPAGLYYLATAAYAGTDLAAMEAFFKAVRQYRQTILDYFYDKKAFSSRQWFASDKGAVRWDDLPRFSYQALRGLAEDSSRASGELLRLLLLNLVLLIVAIAVFSRQEV, from the coding sequence ATGCTTTGGACGCTGATTCAACGAGAGATTTTAGCGAATCTGATGACATTCCGCTTTCCCATTGCGGTTATTGCGTGTGTCATACTTGGACTTACAATTACCGCCGCCTTAACGGACAATTACGAGCGACGACTTGCCAGTTACAACGAAGCATTTCAAACGCATCAGGAAAAAAACTTCAGTGCTAAAACTTATTCAGGTCTGACCCTACAGTTGGATCGACCCCCCAATCCATTGAGCCTTTTTAACCAAGGACTTGATAAGCGCGCCGCGAATTCTGTTCGACTTCGCCGTGACAAGGTGCCTTCCGTGTGGGAAGATAACTATTTCAGCACCGGCTTTGATAATCCGTTCCGACACCTTCTTGCGTCCATTGATATTGTGACTGTCTTCCAAATCTTTCTCAGTCTGCTTGCACTTGTTTTTGCCTACGATGCAATAGCCGGGGAACGTGAAAATGGAACACTTCATCTAATACTGGCAAATCCTGTAGGACGCGGTCTCATAGTGTTATCAAAGTATCTGAGTGCCATGATCTGCCTCATGCTGCCAGTTCTTATGAGTTTTCTATTAGCATTAATGCTGCAGCTTCAATCCCCTGTTATTGATTACAGCACTGCTGATTTCCTCCGAATCGGTGGCATTTTATTAATCACTATCATTTATGTTTCCGCCTTCTACCTTATTGGCCTCCTCATTTCATGTATCAGTCGCCGCACAGCGACATCACTGATTAGCTCAATGTTCATTTGGGTAGTTTTGACGTTCATCTATCCAAACGCGAGTCTCTTTATGGTGAATCACTTCATTGAGACAGAAGAGAAGATAGAACAAGCCGATCGCGAAATCTCGCAGATAATGGAAGGTTTTCAGCGCGAAAAGGCGAAACTCAGAGATCCGTTTGCGTTCCCCTTCCTATTGAAAGGACACTGGGGCGGAGGCTCAATTTCTAAGGATGTCACACACATCGAAGCAGCATCCGAATTGGAAATCCCGACTGTTAAAGCCTATTATCAAGAATTAGAACCTCAGCGGCTTCGTGCCGTAGAGGCTGCGTGGCTGGTGCGAAAACAGGCCTATTCTGAAACCTTCGTTCACAGATCAACAACCGCCCGAAACGCGCTCCGACTCTCACCTGCGGGGCTCTATTACCTGGCGACGGCCGCATACGCAGGCACCGATCTCGCTGCAATGGAGGCTTTCTTCAAAGCGGTTCGGCAGTATCGGCAAACGATATTGGACTATTTCTATGACAAAAAGGCATTCAGTTCACGACAGTGGTTTGCCAGTGACAAGGGGGCAGTCCGATGGGATGACCTGCCCAGGTTTTCTTATCAGGCTTTAAGGGGTTTAGCGGAGGATAGTTCCCGTGCCTCTGGCGAGTTACTGCGGCTTCTCCTCCTAAATCTTGTGCTGTTGATAGTAGCCATTGCGGTTTTCAGTAGACAGGAGGTGTGA
- a CDS encoding ABC transporter permease subunit, with product MLWTLIRHELLMNLMTFRFLVAVIAAMALVLAGSIVLTDNYERRLASYNEDFQRHQEGNFSGKTYSSFRPDLDRAPNPLSLFNQGLDKRSKNSLQIRIGEIPFLWGNVSRNTGFSNPFRYLLADIDLVSIFQILFSLLALVFAYDAIAGDRENGTLRLILVNPVGRGLIVLAKYLGAMLCLTLPLLMSFLLTLLLQLQSNAIHYGADDFLRIGGIFLTTVIYTSTFYLIGLFISSLIHRTATSLIVSMFIWVVLTLLYPNVSLFLVNRFIDTEERVKQADQAIDQVLEQFYWNEVVPGDPFENPPLLKDSKSSGGSSSYTHLKKDITFIPDASEVHVPTVKAYFQELTSGRIRTANKVWQIRETTFAETYIRKSNIARNVLRFSPAGLYHLSTEAWAGTGLARMQDFFKAGRQYRETILDYFYDKKAFSSRQWFASDRGAVRWDDAPRFSYQPPSVFKDASNRALRDLLLLFTLNPILLMITFAVFSRQEI from the coding sequence ATGCTTTGGACGCTGATTCGACATGAACTCTTAATGAATTTAATGACGTTCCGTTTCTTGGTTGCGGTTATCGCGGCTATGGCACTGGTGCTGGCGGGGAGCATCGTCTTAACGGACAATTATGAACGGAGACTCGCGAGTTACAATGAAGATTTCCAGAGGCACCAAGAAGGGAACTTTAGCGGAAAAACGTATTCCTCTTTCAGGCCGGATCTTGACAGAGCACCCAATCCACTGAGCCTCTTTAATCAAGGACTTGACAAACGCTCGAAAAACTCGCTCCAAATCAGAATTGGAGAGATCCCCTTTTTATGGGGTAATGTCAGCCGTAATACAGGGTTCAGCAATCCTTTCCGATACCTACTCGCCGATATAGATCTGGTCTCTATTTTCCAAATCCTTTTCAGCCTCCTCGCGCTGGTTTTCGCATACGATGCAATCGCTGGCGACCGCGAGAACGGTACGTTACGTCTAATCCTTGTCAATCCCGTTGGACGCGGATTAATTGTATTGGCAAAGTATCTGGGTGCCATGCTCTGCCTTACACTACCGCTGTTAATGAGTTTTCTGTTGACACTACTGCTCCAACTGCAATCTAATGCTATCCATTATGGTGCCGACGACTTTCTTCGGATTGGCGGTATTTTTCTCACAACAGTCATCTATACCTCCACGTTTTATCTTATCGGATTGTTTATCTCCAGCCTGATTCACCGCACAGCAACATCCCTTATCGTATCAATGTTTATTTGGGTGGTGTTGACACTGCTTTATCCGAATGTGAGCCTGTTCCTCGTCAACCGCTTCATTGATACGGAGGAGAGAGTAAAGCAAGCGGATCAAGCAATTGACCAAGTTTTGGAACAATTCTATTGGAATGAAGTAGTGCCTGGGGACCCATTTGAGAACCCACCATTACTAAAGGACAGTAAATCAAGTGGTGGGAGTTCCAGTTACACACATCTAAAGAAAGATATTACGTTCATTCCAGATGCGTCGGAAGTCCATGTTCCAACGGTTAAAGCCTATTTTCAAGAACTAACATCTGGACGGATTCGGACTGCTAACAAAGTCTGGCAAATACGAGAGACAACCTTTGCTGAAACCTATATTCGTAAATCAAATATTGCTCGAAACGTGCTTCGATTTTCCCCCGCAGGCTTATATCACCTCTCAACAGAGGCGTGGGCTGGGACGGGTCTCGCGAGAATGCAAGACTTTTTTAAAGCGGGACGACAGTATAGAGAAACAATATTGGACTATTTCTACGATAAAAAGGCATTCAGTTCACGGCAATGGTTTGCGAGCGACAGAGGAGCCGTCCGCTGGGACGATGCCCCACGGTTCTCTTATCAACCGCCGAGTGTGTTTAAAGATGCCAGTAACCGCGCCCTCCGCGACCTACTTCTACTTTTCACTCTGAATCCAATACTACTTATGATAACCTTCGCGGTTTTCAGTCGGCAGGAGATCTGA